The proteins below are encoded in one region of Vanessa tameamea isolate UH-Manoa-2023 chromosome Z, ilVanTame1 primary haplotype, whole genome shotgun sequence:
- the LOC113404147 gene encoding GATOR complex protein NPRL2-like isoform X1: MQVYLDSASDIEHDNGVDSKITLMSSKIMETRYYEGCGREGPIRCIFLGEFHPVAGPKISCQFPDDYVSKELFDSISAYIIPKPQIQKCTMTINALGHKIVGYPIRIENSRYERNMYLFNLCFVCDSWSKTVQYEPVVKKLGEHLTIMEEETRFVSSGSTKLPTLLAHLLHDLNTYRKATLVEGETVMHLKVLEVRKDPMPVHDFDVPVLVASVGLPRPGRPPRKVPQEGSEQIPSQEHLDVEDEEPFEVDMDADWDLTTRQLLPHINGYNHVSKIASDTNVEKTLVKSCIQNLVYYGVVVLIPVLKFSNMYRATPSLSRLFSDHEMQKSCISFLSNDGENKEKPVLSDVLGILCSLQQGTTLRTVCERFFPSPGVPFDVRRLVVFAQIHGLVKCLKRYPVYVRSPVRPNGFTPRLDSMLGIRRLFTGKHSVDEICCLARIDLATLDQIIEDDSNVAIIWR; the protein is encoded by the exons ATGCAAGTCTATCTGGATTCCGCATCAGATATTGAGCATGACAACGGCGTCGATTCAAAAATCACCTTAATGTCCTCAAAAATCATGGAAACACGTTATTACGAAGGATGTGGGCGCGAGGGTCCCATCCGATGCATATTTTTAGGTGAATTCCATCCAGTGGCAGGACCTAAAATATCATGTCAG TTTCCTGATGATTATGTATCAAAAGAGCTCTTCGATTCAATAAGTGCTTATATCATTCCAAAGCCTCAGATTCAAAAATGCACAATGACTAT AAATGCACTTGGCCATAAAATAGTTGGTTATCCTATAAGGATAGAGAACTCAAGATATGAACGTAACATGTACCTGTTCAACCTTTGCTTTGTATGTGATAGCTGGTCGAAGACTGTGCAATATGAACCTGTTGTTAAGAAACTGGGTGAACATTTG ACAATTATGGAAGAAGAAACTAGATTTGTGTCGAGTGGTTCGACTAAACTGCCAACGCTGCTCGCTCACTTATTACACGACCTGAACACTTACAGGAAAGCTACATTAGTCG AAGGCGAGACCGTAATGCACTTGAAAGTGCTCGAAGTGCGTAAAGACCCTATGCCGGTGCACGATTTCGACGTTCCAGTGCTGGTCGCGTCGGTGGGCCTTCCCCGTCCAGGGAGACCGCCGCGTAAAGTGCCACAGGAAGGCTCTGAACAAATACCTAGCCAGGAGCATCTGGACGTGGAAGATGAAGAACCGTTTGAAGTTGATATGGACGCTGATTGGGACCTTACGACCCGACAG CTTCTACCGCACATAAATGGTTACAACCACGTGTCGAAGATAGCGTCTGATACGAACGTGGAGAAAACTCTCGTCAAatcgtgtatacaaaatttggTTTATTATGGAGTG GTAGTTCTGATACCAGTGTTGAAGTTCAGTAACATGTACCGAGCCACACCGAGTCTCAGCAGACTGTTCAGTGACCACGAAATGCAGAAATCTTGTATTTCTTTCCTCAGCAACGACGgcgaaaataaagaaaaa cCAGTCCTGTCAGATGTGCTTGGAATACTCTGCTCGCTACAGCAAGGAACAACTCTGAGAACTGTGTGCGAACGATTTTTTCCATCGCCAGGAGTGCCTTTCGACGTCCGTCGCTTGGTTGTGTTCGCGCAGATACACGGCCTTGTTAAGTGTTTGAAAag GTATCCTGTCTACGTCCGAAGTCCGGTTCGACCCAACGGTTTTACCCCACGTTTGGACTCCATGCTGGGCATCCGGCGACTCTTCACCGGCAAGCACAGTGTTGATGAGATTTGCTGTCTCGCGCGGATCGACTTGGCAACTCTCGATCAGATCATAGAAGACGATTCCAACGTCGCTATAATATGGAGGTAG
- the LOC113404147 gene encoding GATOR complex protein NPRL2-like isoform X2: protein MQVYLDSASDIEHDNGVDSKITLMSSKIMETRYYEGCGREGPIRCIFLGEFHPVAGPKISCQFPDDYVSKELFDSISAYIIPKPQIQKCTMTINALGHKIVGYPIRIENSRYERNMYLFNLCFVCDSWSKTVQYEPVVKKLGEHLTIMEEETRFVSSGSTKLPTLLAHLLHDLNTYRKATLVGETVMHLKVLEVRKDPMPVHDFDVPVLVASVGLPRPGRPPRKVPQEGSEQIPSQEHLDVEDEEPFEVDMDADWDLTTRQLLPHINGYNHVSKIASDTNVEKTLVKSCIQNLVYYGVVVLIPVLKFSNMYRATPSLSRLFSDHEMQKSCISFLSNDGENKEKPVLSDVLGILCSLQQGTTLRTVCERFFPSPGVPFDVRRLVVFAQIHGLVKCLKRYPVYVRSPVRPNGFTPRLDSMLGIRRLFTGKHSVDEICCLARIDLATLDQIIEDDSNVAIIWR from the exons ATGCAAGTCTATCTGGATTCCGCATCAGATATTGAGCATGACAACGGCGTCGATTCAAAAATCACCTTAATGTCCTCAAAAATCATGGAAACACGTTATTACGAAGGATGTGGGCGCGAGGGTCCCATCCGATGCATATTTTTAGGTGAATTCCATCCAGTGGCAGGACCTAAAATATCATGTCAG TTTCCTGATGATTATGTATCAAAAGAGCTCTTCGATTCAATAAGTGCTTATATCATTCCAAAGCCTCAGATTCAAAAATGCACAATGACTAT AAATGCACTTGGCCATAAAATAGTTGGTTATCCTATAAGGATAGAGAACTCAAGATATGAACGTAACATGTACCTGTTCAACCTTTGCTTTGTATGTGATAGCTGGTCGAAGACTGTGCAATATGAACCTGTTGTTAAGAAACTGGGTGAACATTTG ACAATTATGGAAGAAGAAACTAGATTTGTGTCGAGTGGTTCGACTAAACTGCCAACGCTGCTCGCTCACTTATTACACGACCTGAACACTTACAGGAAAGCTACATTAGTCG GCGAGACCGTAATGCACTTGAAAGTGCTCGAAGTGCGTAAAGACCCTATGCCGGTGCACGATTTCGACGTTCCAGTGCTGGTCGCGTCGGTGGGCCTTCCCCGTCCAGGGAGACCGCCGCGTAAAGTGCCACAGGAAGGCTCTGAACAAATACCTAGCCAGGAGCATCTGGACGTGGAAGATGAAGAACCGTTTGAAGTTGATATGGACGCTGATTGGGACCTTACGACCCGACAG CTTCTACCGCACATAAATGGTTACAACCACGTGTCGAAGATAGCGTCTGATACGAACGTGGAGAAAACTCTCGTCAAatcgtgtatacaaaatttggTTTATTATGGAGTG GTAGTTCTGATACCAGTGTTGAAGTTCAGTAACATGTACCGAGCCACACCGAGTCTCAGCAGACTGTTCAGTGACCACGAAATGCAGAAATCTTGTATTTCTTTCCTCAGCAACGACGgcgaaaataaagaaaaa cCAGTCCTGTCAGATGTGCTTGGAATACTCTGCTCGCTACAGCAAGGAACAACTCTGAGAACTGTGTGCGAACGATTTTTTCCATCGCCAGGAGTGCCTTTCGACGTCCGTCGCTTGGTTGTGTTCGCGCAGATACACGGCCTTGTTAAGTGTTTGAAAag GTATCCTGTCTACGTCCGAAGTCCGGTTCGACCCAACGGTTTTACCCCACGTTTGGACTCCATGCTGGGCATCCGGCGACTCTTCACCGGCAAGCACAGTGTTGATGAGATTTGCTGTCTCGCGCGGATCGACTTGGCAACTCTCGATCAGATCATAGAAGACGATTCCAACGTCGCTATAATATGGAGGTAG
- the LOC113404087 gene encoding proton-coupled amino acid transporter-like protein CG1139 isoform X1, with protein sequence MNEKSNVSHISGSAVSISHDGSNVSDGYSAFQSREQIIKLESKSQLNIDSGNDGHHHVSHPTSYADTLLHLFRGNIGSGLLAMGDAFKNGGIIFAPIMTAILGVICVHAQHLLLNCSEDIYTRMKREKPPGFADTVSLVFEYGPARLRPLAPIMKILVNGFLCITQLGFCCIYIVFIANNVKTICDEYGIHIELSIHMIFVVIPVLILCMVRNLKYLTPFSTVANVLMAVGVGAVLYEATQDLPPVESREYLASWHQLPLYFGTAVYAFEGIGLVLPLKNEMKNREQFQKPLGVLNVGMVVVASIFVVVGFLGYLKWGDDVAGSLTLNLRQGHVLSTTVQVLITVAMLLTYPLQFYVPIAITWPFLRKKFGQRLPVAKELGYRALIVMLTFILAESIPQLGLFISLVGAISSTALALIFPPIIQLVATYQNNNKIPPYMILKNSLIITLGIFIFIAGTYQSLASIIRAF encoded by the exons CAACGTATCGGATGGATATAGCGCGTTCCAATCTCGTGAGcagataataaagttggaaaGCAAGAGCCAGTTGAACATCGACAGTGGAAACGATGGACACCATCACGTCAGCCATCCTACATC ATATGCAGATACATTGCTTCATTTGTTTCGAGGAAACATCGGATCAGGGCTGCTCGCGATGGGAGACGCTTTCAAAAACGGCGGCATCATTTTTGCTCCAATAATGACAGCTATTCTTGGAGTCATCTGCGTACACGCCCAACATCTATTG CTAAACTGTTCCGAAGATATCTATACCAGGATGAAACGTGAGAAACCTCCAGGCTTTGCTGATACAGTGTCACTGGTGTTTGAATATGGACCGGCAAGGCTTCGGCCTCTTGCTCCTATAATGAAAATTCTCGTCAACGGTTTCCTTTGCATAACTCAACTGGGATTCTGCTGTATTTACATTGTGTTTATAGCAAATAACGTTAAGACG ATATGCGATGAGTACGGTATCCATATAGAACTGTCTATCCATATGATTTTTGTGGTGATCCCGGTTCTTATTCTCTGTATGGTTCGAAACTTAAAATATCTTACTCCATTTTCAACGGTCGCCAACGTTTTAATGGCTGTAGGGGTTGGCGCAGTGTTGTATGAAGCCACGCAAGACCTACCACCCGTGGAGTCAAGGGAATACTTGGCCTCGTGGCACCAACTGCCTTTGTATTTTGGAACCGCAGTTTATGCTTTTGAGGGTATAGGTTTG gTATTGCCCTTgaagaatgaaatgaaaaatcgGGAGCAGTTCCAGAAGCCACTAGGCGTGTTGAACGTAGGCATGGTGGTTGTGGCCAGTATCTTTGTCGTTGTGGGTTTTCTCGGCTATCTCAAGTGGGGTGACGATGTCGCTGGAAGTCTAACACTTAACTTGCGGCAGGGACACGT tctGAGCACCACGGTCCAAGTTCTGATCACCGTGGCGATGTTGCTGACGTACCCGTTGCAGTTCTACGTTCCCATTGCAATTACTTGGCCTTTCTTACGCAAGAAGTTCGGTCAGAGGCTACCAGTAGCTAAGGAGCTGGGATATCGAGCGCTGATAGTTATGCTTACTT ttatCTTGGCGGAATCAATACCACAGCTCGGACTCTTCATTTCACTGGTGGGCGCGATTAGCAGCACAGCCCTGGCGCTCATATTTCCCCCTATCATTCAACTCGTGGCCACTTAccagaataataataagatacctCCTTACATGATCTTGAAGAATAGTCTTATTATAACGCTtggtattttcattttcatcgcGGGAACATATCAAAGTCTCGCGTCTATTATACGGGCATTCTAA
- the LOC113404087 gene encoding proton-coupled amino acid transporter-like protein CG1139 isoform X2, with protein sequence MGDAFKNGGIIFAPIMTAILGVICVHAQHLLLNCSEDIYTRMKREKPPGFADTVSLVFEYGPARLRPLAPIMKILVNGFLCITQLGFCCIYIVFIANNVKTICDEYGIHIELSIHMIFVVIPVLILCMVRNLKYLTPFSTVANVLMAVGVGAVLYEATQDLPPVESREYLASWHQLPLYFGTAVYAFEGIGLVLPLKNEMKNREQFQKPLGVLNVGMVVVASIFVVVGFLGYLKWGDDVAGSLTLNLRQGHVLSTTVQVLITVAMLLTYPLQFYVPIAITWPFLRKKFGQRLPVAKELGYRALIVMLTFILAESIPQLGLFISLVGAISSTALALIFPPIIQLVATYQNNNKIPPYMILKNSLIITLGIFIFIAGTYQSLASIIRAF encoded by the exons ATGGGAGACGCTTTCAAAAACGGCGGCATCATTTTTGCTCCAATAATGACAGCTATTCTTGGAGTCATCTGCGTACACGCCCAACATCTATTG CTAAACTGTTCCGAAGATATCTATACCAGGATGAAACGTGAGAAACCTCCAGGCTTTGCTGATACAGTGTCACTGGTGTTTGAATATGGACCGGCAAGGCTTCGGCCTCTTGCTCCTATAATGAAAATTCTCGTCAACGGTTTCCTTTGCATAACTCAACTGGGATTCTGCTGTATTTACATTGTGTTTATAGCAAATAACGTTAAGACG ATATGCGATGAGTACGGTATCCATATAGAACTGTCTATCCATATGATTTTTGTGGTGATCCCGGTTCTTATTCTCTGTATGGTTCGAAACTTAAAATATCTTACTCCATTTTCAACGGTCGCCAACGTTTTAATGGCTGTAGGGGTTGGCGCAGTGTTGTATGAAGCCACGCAAGACCTACCACCCGTGGAGTCAAGGGAATACTTGGCCTCGTGGCACCAACTGCCTTTGTATTTTGGAACCGCAGTTTATGCTTTTGAGGGTATAGGTTTG gTATTGCCCTTgaagaatgaaatgaaaaatcgGGAGCAGTTCCAGAAGCCACTAGGCGTGTTGAACGTAGGCATGGTGGTTGTGGCCAGTATCTTTGTCGTTGTGGGTTTTCTCGGCTATCTCAAGTGGGGTGACGATGTCGCTGGAAGTCTAACACTTAACTTGCGGCAGGGACACGT tctGAGCACCACGGTCCAAGTTCTGATCACCGTGGCGATGTTGCTGACGTACCCGTTGCAGTTCTACGTTCCCATTGCAATTACTTGGCCTTTCTTACGCAAGAAGTTCGGTCAGAGGCTACCAGTAGCTAAGGAGCTGGGATATCGAGCGCTGATAGTTATGCTTACTT ttatCTTGGCGGAATCAATACCACAGCTCGGACTCTTCATTTCACTGGTGGGCGCGATTAGCAGCACAGCCCTGGCGCTCATATTTCCCCCTATCATTCAACTCGTGGCCACTTAccagaataataataagatacctCCTTACATGATCTTGAAGAATAGTCTTATTATAACGCTtggtattttcattttcatcgcGGGAACATATCAAAGTCTCGCGTCTATTATACGGGCATTCTAA